One Diadema setosum chromosome 8, eeDiaSeto1, whole genome shotgun sequence genomic window carries:
- the LOC140231438 gene encoding THUMP domain-containing protein 1-like, producing the protein MDKGKSWGKKKNKSYYRKCGKNISKKDNLLQVGMTGVLITCSGFEAKCVKESYNLLNEYADRLYGPEKATEDAEADQSCEEDSDEDIAESLRKEVSELNQQYGKKDRRFKSIRTGAKNVIFIQTKGIDPHEVVYSLLADLEKSKTHKARQIQRMLPVSHTCRPFEEKIEATAKDMLYPFFHGPDAKDSTFCVMVKSRNNNSLSRNNVIRVLASMAMEGSLHQHKVNFDNPDLTIMVDVVGKVCCLSVLRDYQRFKKFNLYLIAKGTEESAANGKRKREDENVLEEEEEGKSGADEEMSKRLRAKEPEEKGVSPIGPPVEPLLVSSTPPVALPEAVTSAQSHPSDETCPTDSSKPPVDSIPILTPEADASSEPRSEPSNQNDAVIGERD; encoded by the exons ATGGACAAAGGCAAATCATgggggaagaagaaaaataagtcCTACTACCGAAAGTGTGGTAAAAATATCTCCAAGAAAGATAACCTGCTTCAAGTCGGTATGACG GGAGTTCTCATCACTTGCTCTGGATTTGAGGCCAAATGTGTCAAAGAGTCATACAATCTTCTAAATGAATATGCAGACCGGCTGTATGGACCTGAAAAGGCAACTGAAGATGCAGAGGCTGACCAGAGTTGTg AAGAGGACAGTGATGAAGACATAGCAGAGTCCTTGAGGAAAGAAGTGAGTGAACTCAACCAGCAGTATGGCAAGAAGGACAGACGTTTCAAGTCTATTCGAACAGGAGCCAAGAATGTGATTTTCATTCAGACAAAG GGCATAGATCCACATGAAGTGGTGTACAGTCTGCTGGCGGATCTAGAGAAGAGCAAGACCCACAAGGCGCGGCAGATCCAGCGTATGCTTCCTGTCTCCCACACCTGCAGGCCGTTTGAGGAGAAGATCGAGGCGACGGCAAAAGACATGCTCTATCCCTTCTTTCACGGCCCTGATGCAAAGGACTCCACCTTCTGTGTGATGGTCAAGTCGAGGAACAACAATAGT CTGTCGAGGAATAATGTCATCCGTGTGCTGGCGTCCATGGCGATGGAGGGAAGTCTGCACCAGCACAAAGTCAACTTTGACAACCCGGACCTCACCATCATGGTTGACGTCGTCGGCAAGGTCTGCTGCCTCTCTGTGCTGCGAGACTACCAGCGATTCAAGAAGTTCAACCTCTACCTCATCGCCAAGGGAACGGAGGAGTCGGCAGCGAacgggaagaggaagagggaggatGAGAATGTActggaagaagaggaggaagggaAGAGCGGTGCGGATGAAGAGATGAGCAAGAGGTTACGAGCAAAGGAACCGGAGGAGAAGGGCGTGTCTCCCATTGGACCTCCAGTAGAACCGTTACTGGTGTCAAGTACTCCGCCCGTGGCACTCCCTGAAGCAGTAACTTCTGCTCAGTCACATCCATCAGATGAGACATGTCCAACAGACAGTAGTAAGCCACCTGTGGACTCCATCCCCATATTAACCCCCGAGGCAGATGCCTCCTCCGAGCCAAGATCAGAaccatcaaatcaaaatgatgcAGTAATAGGAGAAAGGGACTGA
- the LOC140232118 gene encoding methionine-R-sulfoxide reductase B1-A-like, producing MSFCSWFSGEKYKDHFEDGVYVCAECGHELFSSRTKFKHSSPWPAFTQTVRADSVSKRFESPGALKVSCGKCGNGLGHEFLKGGPDGEASRFUIFSSSLKFKKGKTKGNKAPVVQNGQDCGS from the exons ATGTCCTTCTGTTCGTGGTTCAGTGGGGAGAAATATAAGGACCATTTTGAAGATG GTGTCTATGTGTGTGCAGAGTGTGGACATGAGCTCTTCTCTAGTAGAACCAAGTTCAAACACAGCTCGCCCTGGCCGGCTTTCACTCAGACTGTCAGGGCAGACAGTGTCAGTAAGCGGTTTGAGAGTCCGGGAGCTCTAAAA GTTTCATGTGGGAAGTGCGGCAACGGCCTTGGTCACGAATTCTTGAAGGGAGGTCCAGACGGCGAGGCATCGCGCTTCTGAATATTCTCGTCTTCCCTTAAATTCAAGAAAGGGAAGACGAAGGGAAACAAGGCACCAG TTGTTCAGAACGGGCAGGATTGCGGGTCCTGA